One genomic segment of Rubripirellula amarantea includes these proteins:
- the cmk gene encoding (d)CMP kinase yields the protein MISKNANSNNDENSTGEFALIVTIDGPAGAGKSSIARQVAQSIGFDFLDTGAMYRAVTLGAIREQIEWDDLAGLIAFTKKSRINFDCDRVFLNDVDVTEEIRSPTVTSAIRYLADVAEVREELSNQQRIFAENRNLVTDGRDQGTEVFPNATCKIFLTASPDERARRRQAQLQRIGRFMPLDEILAAQRKRDAEDKARPMGALRPADDAIVVDSDGMTTDEVLRKVLQIIQQVMQSQSAAQQ from the coding sequence GTGATCAGCAAAAACGCTAACAGCAACAACGATGAAAACAGCACCGGAGAATTTGCATTGATCGTGACCATTGATGGACCAGCGGGCGCAGGCAAAAGCAGTATTGCCCGCCAAGTGGCCCAAAGCATCGGCTTTGATTTCCTGGACACCGGGGCAATGTATCGGGCTGTCACGCTTGGCGCAATTCGTGAACAGATTGAATGGGACGACCTAGCCGGTTTGATCGCTTTTACTAAGAAGTCGCGAATTAACTTTGACTGCGATCGTGTCTTCTTAAACGATGTGGACGTCACGGAAGAAATTCGCTCGCCAACGGTCACCTCCGCGATTCGTTATCTCGCCGACGTTGCGGAAGTACGAGAAGAGCTGAGTAACCAGCAACGCATCTTTGCCGAGAATCGCAATCTTGTTACCGACGGGCGAGATCAAGGTACCGAAGTTTTCCCGAACGCAACCTGCAAGATTTTCTTGACGGCATCACCGGACGAACGAGCTCGACGCAGACAAGCACAATTACAACGTATCGGGCGATTCATGCCGCTGGACGAAATCCTTGCCGCTCAGCGCAAGCGAGACGCCGAAGATAAAGCGCGACCAATGGGCGCTCTGCGTCCTGCCGACGACGCCATTGTGGTCGACAGTGATGGAATGACCACCGATGAAGTGCTTCGAAAAGTTCTGCAGATTATCCAGCAAGTGATGCAGTCACAATCGGCAGCCCAACAATGA
- the polA gene encoding DNA polymerase I produces MATQPAELFPETQKLFLLDGMALFYRAHFALIRSHRYTSGGLCTSGVFGMANTVMDMIAREQPTHIAVAFDTPEPTQRHIDYPEYKAQRDAMPEDMSAQKPYIDRLFEAMQITAIKMPGYEADDIIGTLAHQAAKLGYRVFMVTPDKDYHQLVEENVVIYKPGRKGGEVEILGVPEVLANWDIERVDQVIDILGLMGDSSDNIPGIPGIGPKTAQKLIAQYGSVENLIAHSGELKGKQRERVEENRELAELSKRLVTIQLDVPHSLDISTFTRKPHETKELKELFMELEFDTLGKKIFGKSFSSATNRAQVVREKRETEIQATLFDEPVDEKTIRDVKHSYHTIETPEQRKELLQRLMKQGSVCFDTETTGLDPRTASLLGLAFSFAHHEAFYVVVNEGDEDGSKSEAIAILDEFRPFFESHSIKKIGHNLKYDLSVLKWHGVTVQGELFDTMLAHSMKEPEMRHGLDYLSGLYLGYKPIATEELIGPKGPEQKNMRDVPLAKLAEYACEDADVTLQVAAAIVPDIEERGVSKVCYEVECPLTPVLVDMEYEGIRLDTDALAKYSKLLDKEIEDLQARIFAQVGHQFNIDSPKQLGIVLYEELQLEENPKKTATGQYSTREAELERLSSRHEIVADVLNYRNARKLKSTYVDQLPLSVNPETLRVHTHYSQSWTATGRMQSNNPNLQTIPVRKERGREIRAAFVPRDEDHAILSADYSQIELRVMAELSGDEGMMSAFQNNEDIHTVTAAKVYKVEPEDVTREMRAKAKTVNFGIIYGISAFGLQQRLNIPRNEASELIKNYFEKYPGVQDYIDRTIAFAKEHGYVATVTGRRRYLRDINSRSRGSVAAAERLAMNSPIQGTAADMLKLAMIRVHEALQEGGFQTKMVLTVHDEIVFDMLNSEQSEVMPVIERAMKNTLEMKVPIEVEMGFGKNWLEAH; encoded by the coding sequence ATGGCAACGCAACCTGCTGAACTGTTCCCTGAAACGCAAAAGCTGTTCCTTCTTGATGGCATGGCTCTTTTCTATCGAGCACATTTTGCTCTGATCCGTAGCCACCGATACACCTCTGGCGGATTGTGCACTTCGGGCGTGTTCGGGATGGCGAACACCGTCATGGACATGATTGCTCGCGAACAGCCGACACATATCGCAGTTGCCTTTGATACACCCGAGCCAACTCAGCGGCACATCGACTATCCCGAATACAAAGCACAGCGGGACGCGATGCCCGAGGATATGTCGGCTCAGAAACCGTACATCGATCGCCTTTTCGAGGCCATGCAAATCACGGCAATCAAAATGCCCGGTTACGAAGCCGACGACATCATTGGCACGTTGGCTCATCAAGCCGCAAAGCTTGGTTACCGCGTGTTCATGGTTACTCCGGACAAGGACTACCATCAGCTTGTTGAAGAGAACGTCGTTATTTACAAGCCTGGACGAAAAGGTGGTGAGGTTGAAATCTTGGGCGTGCCGGAAGTGCTTGCGAACTGGGACATCGAGCGTGTTGATCAAGTGATTGATATTCTCGGATTGATGGGAGATTCGAGTGACAACATTCCAGGGATACCGGGGATCGGTCCGAAAACGGCTCAGAAGCTAATCGCACAATATGGAAGCGTAGAGAACCTGATAGCGCACAGCGGTGAACTGAAGGGCAAGCAACGCGAACGCGTGGAGGAAAACCGAGAACTCGCCGAGCTATCTAAGCGACTGGTGACCATTCAGTTGGACGTTCCGCATTCGCTTGATATCAGCACGTTTACTCGCAAGCCGCACGAGACGAAGGAGCTGAAAGAGTTGTTCATGGAGCTTGAATTCGACACGCTGGGTAAAAAGATTTTTGGCAAGTCGTTTTCGTCGGCCACCAATCGTGCTCAGGTCGTTCGCGAGAAACGGGAAACCGAGATTCAGGCGACTTTGTTCGACGAACCCGTTGATGAAAAGACAATACGCGATGTTAAGCATTCCTATCACACGATCGAGACGCCCGAACAGCGCAAGGAACTGCTTCAACGATTGATGAAACAAGGAAGTGTTTGCTTCGACACGGAAACGACTGGCTTGGATCCGCGCACGGCTTCGCTGTTGGGGTTGGCGTTTTCTTTTGCGCACCACGAAGCTTTCTATGTCGTTGTGAATGAAGGCGACGAAGATGGGAGCAAGTCAGAAGCAATAGCGATCCTGGATGAGTTCCGCCCGTTCTTTGAATCGCATTCCATCAAGAAGATCGGTCACAATTTGAAGTACGATTTGTCCGTCCTGAAATGGCACGGCGTTACGGTTCAGGGTGAGTTGTTTGACACCATGCTTGCTCATTCGATGAAAGAGCCAGAGATGCGGCATGGCTTGGATTACTTATCGGGACTTTATCTGGGATACAAGCCGATTGCGACAGAAGAGCTGATTGGGCCGAAGGGGCCTGAGCAAAAGAACATGCGGGACGTGCCGCTTGCCAAGCTCGCTGAGTACGCGTGCGAAGATGCTGATGTGACTTTGCAAGTTGCTGCTGCAATTGTGCCTGATATCGAAGAGCGAGGCGTCAGCAAAGTGTGCTACGAAGTGGAATGCCCGTTGACGCCAGTGTTAGTCGACATGGAATACGAAGGTATCCGTTTAGATACCGATGCCTTGGCCAAGTATTCCAAGCTGCTGGATAAAGAAATCGAAGATCTACAGGCAAGGATATTTGCTCAGGTAGGTCATCAATTCAATATCGACTCACCAAAGCAACTCGGCATCGTCTTGTACGAAGAGTTGCAACTCGAAGAGAACCCGAAGAAGACGGCAACCGGCCAGTATTCGACTCGCGAAGCTGAACTTGAGAGGCTTTCTAGCCGGCATGAAATCGTTGCTGATGTCTTGAATTATCGGAATGCAAGAAAGTTAAAATCGACCTACGTTGATCAACTGCCTTTGTCCGTTAATCCAGAAACGCTACGCGTCCACACGCACTACAGTCAATCGTGGACCGCGACTGGTCGGATGCAGTCCAATAATCCCAACCTGCAAACAATTCCGGTTCGAAAGGAACGTGGCCGCGAAATCCGAGCCGCGTTTGTTCCTCGCGACGAGGATCATGCGATCTTGAGTGCTGATTATTCTCAGATTGAACTTCGCGTCATGGCGGAGCTAAGTGGTGATGAGGGAATGATGTCCGCGTTTCAAAACAACGAAGACATTCACACGGTTACCGCGGCGAAGGTCTACAAGGTAGAACCAGAAGACGTAACTCGTGAAATGCGAGCGAAGGCTAAGACCGTGAACTTCGGGATTATCTATGGAATTTCGGCGTTTGGACTGCAGCAGCGTTTGAATATTCCACGGAACGAAGCAAGTGAGTTGATCAAAAACTACTTTGAAAAGTATCCAGGCGTTCAAGACTACATCGATCGAACGATCGCGTTTGCTAAGGAGCATGGGTACGTCGCGACGGTCACGGGCCGCCGCCGGTACTTGCGAGATATCAATTCACGCAGTCGTGGATCGGTCGCGGCAGCGGAACGCTTAGCGATGAACAGTCCGATTCAGGGTACTGCGGCTGACATGTTGAAGCTGGCGATGATTCGGGTACATGAAGCGCTTCAAGAAGGCGGCTTTCAAACCAAAATGGTGCTAACGGTGCACGATGAAATCGTCTTTGACATGCTCAATTCCGAGCAGAGTGAGGTGATGCCCGTGATTGAACGGGCGATGAAAAATACCTTAGAGATGAAAGTGCCAATCGAAGTGGAAATGGGCTTCGGCAAGAATTGGCTCGAGGCGCACTAA
- a CDS encoding leucine-rich repeat domain-containing protein — protein sequence MNAKPLRRYELLALVVFLCIAAIGCSSQSEVTETASQVEAPTQASTDAPTDSESPEGAELETIASKVRRDGGGKVVEVDFRGRPVTNDDLTLLADHATTLKAVRLSGKDDLATVTDDGLAHLTSLSNLKVLALDLLPISEQGVGHLLPMKKLSELYLAKTKINDDAAKAISTFAELRKLRISGTEVTDVGIASLTSLSNLQSLDVSECEELSDASLGSIAELSGLDHLNLYGVPVNDRGIESLAKLSKLTWLNLDNTKLSDAGLPALSKLTNLKFLHLGSTSITDEGLASLEPLTQLDDLIVTRTQVTAEGVERLQAKLPNTQIQLEYVAGK from the coding sequence ATGAATGCCAAACCGTTGCGTCGTTATGAATTGCTCGCTCTAGTCGTTTTCTTGTGCATTGCGGCGATCGGCTGTTCGTCTCAGTCAGAGGTCACAGAAACAGCCTCGCAAGTTGAGGCGCCGACCCAGGCCTCAACCGATGCGCCGACCGATTCAGAGTCGCCTGAGGGAGCGGAGCTTGAAACAATCGCGAGCAAGGTCAGGCGTGATGGTGGCGGCAAGGTCGTGGAAGTTGACTTCCGCGGTCGACCTGTCACTAACGACGATCTAACGTTGCTCGCCGATCACGCTACGACATTAAAGGCGGTCCGGTTGAGCGGTAAGGATGATCTTGCAACTGTGACAGACGACGGATTGGCACATCTGACATCGCTGTCAAATTTGAAAGTCTTGGCACTTGATCTGTTGCCGATTTCTGAGCAGGGCGTCGGGCACTTGCTGCCTATGAAAAAGTTAAGCGAGCTCTATCTCGCTAAGACAAAGATCAACGATGACGCAGCGAAAGCGATTTCCACGTTTGCTGAACTCAGGAAACTTCGCATCTCGGGGACTGAGGTCACTGATGTTGGAATCGCATCCCTGACAAGTCTTAGCAATCTTCAGTCGTTGGACGTCAGCGAATGTGAAGAGTTGTCGGATGCTTCGCTTGGTTCGATCGCGGAACTTTCTGGTCTTGATCATCTCAATTTGTACGGCGTGCCAGTGAATGACCGTGGAATTGAATCGTTGGCCAAGTTGTCGAAGCTGACGTGGCTCAATTTAGACAACACAAAGCTTTCCGATGCTGGTCTGCCGGCACTTTCGAAATTGACCAATTTGAAGTTTCTGCATCTTGGCTCGACGTCCATCACCGACGAAGGATTGGCTAGTTTGGAACCGTTGACACAATTGGACGATTTGATCGTGACTCGGACCCAAGTGACGGCCGAGGGTGTCGAGCGGTTGCAGGCGAAACTTCCCAACACGCAAATTCAGCTTGAGTACGTCGCCGGAAAGTAG
- a CDS encoding DUF2203 domain-containing protein, whose translation MVRAIDNDESGPVTSSHPIYTPSAATQTLPFVRSVVRDLLKLRETIDAQRKQLKVVDKLPETISQPEYEDELSDMRRSLRADEDRLNACLQELRSLGVETKDPFDGHVDFPAMLNRRPIRLCWEPEDETVSYWHEINENSDQRKKIDHAMLTALAT comes from the coding sequence ATGGTTCGCGCAATTGACAATGATGAATCAGGTCCAGTGACCTCCAGTCATCCCATTTACACGCCTTCGGCTGCCACGCAGACGTTGCCATTTGTCCGCAGTGTGGTCAGGGATCTGTTGAAGTTGCGCGAGACAATTGATGCTCAGCGGAAGCAGTTGAAGGTCGTTGACAAGCTTCCCGAAACGATCAGCCAGCCCGAGTACGAGGACGAGTTGTCCGACATGCGTCGATCGTTGCGAGCCGATGAGGATCGGTTGAACGCGTGTCTGCAGGAACTTCGCTCGCTCGGAGTGGAAACAAAAGATCCGTTTGATGGGCACGTGGATTTTCCCGCCATGCTAAATCGACGCCCGATCCGATTGTGCTGGGAACCGGAGGACGAAACGGTATCTTATTGGCACGAAATCAACGAAAACTCTGATCAACGAAAGAAGATTGATCACGCCATGTTGACGGCACTGGCAACTTAG
- the csrA gene encoding carbon storage regulator CsrA — MLVLSRKKNESIVINNDIKIVVVEIRGDKVRLGVEAPREVPVHRREVYDAIQRAAQSDDAPIES; from the coding sequence ATGTTAGTACTATCAAGAAAAAAGAACGAAAGCATCGTGATCAACAACGACATTAAGATCGTTGTGGTCGAAATTCGCGGCGACAAAGTGCGTCTGGGCGTCGAAGCGCCCCGTGAAGTGCCGGTGCATCGCCGCGAGGTGTATGACGCGATTCAGCGTGCAGCACAATCTGATGATGCGCCCATCGAGTCCTAA
- a CDS encoding tyrosine-type recombinase/integrase: MMASLYKEKYNDKSWSWRIRFQLAGEEKTIRISKRSKRDAELFRRNLEDLVQAKQFAVSIRPELAQWQRELDPKIRLKLQYAGVIDGVIGVDFKKIRTIEAWCDHYINARADIAESTKENFRQVKRLLIEKFGVDKLVTKLKPADAVAWRRWLVARPMAPSTVSKHSKRAKQLFKEAVQIELIHTNPFEVLKGGDESNADRQWFVTEEDSQAILKKCPTLQWKLIFVLARYAGMRCPSEITRLSLEDILLDKGQMRIRSPKTGIRYCPIFPEIRPILLAQMDLTERIMEVSDGRLVYPHGVDVNLSTTMAKIIERAGVARWPRLFNNLRSTRRTELEDAHPAHVVDAWMGHDSKTAKKHYLQVTDKHVAKATGQHLHNSKVTDPKSDPRDAKNSAKRSKTNLEMSAPDRCRLRVTVEKLTPTGLEPVSPP; encoded by the coding sequence ATGATGGCTTCCCTATACAAAGAGAAATACAACGACAAGAGTTGGAGCTGGCGGATTCGGTTTCAGCTTGCGGGAGAAGAAAAGACGATACGGATCTCTAAGCGATCGAAGCGAGATGCGGAGCTGTTTCGCCGGAATCTAGAGGATCTAGTTCAGGCTAAGCAGTTCGCAGTTTCTATTCGGCCTGAACTAGCACAGTGGCAACGTGAACTAGATCCCAAGATTCGGTTGAAGTTGCAATACGCGGGAGTCATCGATGGTGTGATAGGCGTAGACTTCAAAAAGATACGCACGATCGAAGCGTGGTGTGACCACTACATCAACGCTCGCGCGGATATCGCGGAGTCTACGAAGGAGAACTTCCGGCAGGTCAAACGGTTGCTGATCGAGAAGTTTGGTGTTGACAAGCTTGTCACAAAGCTCAAGCCGGCAGACGCTGTTGCTTGGCGACGTTGGTTGGTAGCTAGACCAATGGCGCCTTCAACTGTGTCAAAACATTCCAAGCGAGCTAAGCAGCTTTTCAAGGAAGCTGTCCAGATTGAATTGATCCATACGAACCCTTTCGAAGTGCTCAAAGGAGGGGACGAATCAAACGCGGATCGGCAGTGGTTCGTCACCGAGGAGGATTCTCAGGCAATACTAAAAAAATGTCCCACGCTTCAATGGAAGCTGATCTTTGTCTTGGCTAGATACGCCGGAATGCGGTGCCCAAGCGAAATAACCAGACTCTCGCTCGAAGACATACTGCTCGACAAGGGGCAGATGCGGATCAGATCACCCAAGACTGGGATCCGGTATTGTCCCATCTTCCCGGAAATCCGCCCAATTCTGCTTGCACAGATGGATCTGACCGAACGGATCATGGAGGTTAGCGATGGTCGCCTCGTGTATCCACACGGGGTGGATGTCAATCTCTCGACGACCATGGCCAAGATCATTGAAAGAGCTGGCGTAGCAAGATGGCCTCGGCTATTCAACAATCTCCGAAGCACTAGACGCACGGAATTGGAAGATGCTCATCCCGCTCACGTTGTGGATGCGTGGATGGGACACGATTCCAAAACTGCTAAGAAGCACTATCTACAAGTCACTGACAAGCATGTCGCTAAAGCAACAGGCCAGCATCTTCACAATTCGAAAGTTACTGACCCGAAATCTGACCCACGCGATGCTAAAAACTCAGCGAAACGATCTAAAACAAACTTAGAAATGTCCGCTCCAGACCGCTGTAGACTCCGCGTGACGGTTGAAAAATTGACCCCTACGGGACTCGAACCCGTGTCGCCGCCGTGA
- a CDS encoding AAA family ATPase, translating to MKLLNRMNELVRACFSGIWIESFEHTDAIAELSEMCREENWQLATWDIDCGLSHASGAASEVEAQDPLAALRTLGAMSSSETPTLLVLQNFHRFLGSAEIVQAISRAVNEGKQQRTFVVILSPKVDLPPELEKLFIVIEHALPDRNQLSEIASGIATEAGELPEGRELDAVLDAAAGLSRYEAEGAFSLSLVRDGRLTPDSIWELKIQAVKKSGLLQLHRGGQTFDSLGGLESLKAFTRRSMVRHGRGEGQPRARGVMLLSPPGCGKSEFCKCVGNEVGRPVLTLDVGSLMGSLVGQSEERTRQALAIVDAMAPCVLMIDEVEKAFSGAGSGGNDSGVSSRMFGTFLSWLNDHTSDVFVVCTANDVRRLPPEFSRAERFDGVFFVDLPGREQKDAIWTLYLDRFGLDPSDPKPADDQWTGAEIKSCCRLASLLDVSLTQAADNIVPIAVTSAESVERLRQWADGRCLSADHAGVYRTQANPKRRRSVSTKPSVN from the coding sequence ATGAAATTATTAAATCGAATGAACGAGTTGGTTCGGGCCTGCTTCTCAGGCATTTGGATCGAGTCGTTCGAACACACCGACGCCATCGCTGAGCTTTCAGAGATGTGCAGGGAAGAAAATTGGCAACTAGCGACCTGGGATATCGACTGCGGACTCAGCCACGCCAGTGGTGCAGCGAGCGAAGTCGAAGCGCAGGATCCTTTGGCCGCCTTGCGGACACTCGGAGCAATGTCGTCGTCCGAGACGCCAACGCTGCTAGTGCTACAGAACTTTCACCGGTTCTTGGGTTCGGCTGAAATCGTGCAAGCGATCAGCCGCGCCGTCAACGAGGGAAAACAGCAACGCACGTTCGTTGTGATCCTGAGTCCGAAGGTTGACCTGCCGCCGGAGCTTGAGAAGCTGTTCATTGTGATCGAGCATGCCTTGCCCGACCGCAACCAGCTTTCAGAGATCGCCAGCGGCATTGCGACTGAAGCAGGTGAATTGCCCGAAGGTCGTGAACTCGACGCCGTTCTTGACGCGGCGGCGGGTCTGTCGCGATATGAAGCCGAGGGGGCGTTTAGCTTATCGCTGGTTCGCGACGGACGACTCACTCCCGACTCGATCTGGGAACTCAAGATTCAGGCAGTGAAGAAATCGGGATTGCTGCAACTGCATCGTGGTGGACAGACTTTTGATTCGCTAGGTGGTTTAGAGTCACTCAAAGCGTTCACTCGCCGGTCCATGGTGCGTCATGGTCGTGGCGAAGGTCAGCCGCGTGCTCGCGGAGTGATGCTGCTTTCGCCCCCGGGCTGTGGCAAGAGCGAGTTCTGCAAGTGCGTGGGCAATGAAGTCGGTCGCCCAGTGCTGACATTGGATGTCGGGAGCCTGATGGGGTCCCTCGTTGGCCAGTCTGAAGAGCGGACTCGCCAAGCACTAGCCATCGTCGATGCAATGGCGCCTTGTGTGCTGATGATCGACGAAGTCGAGAAAGCGTTCTCCGGTGCGGGCAGCGGTGGCAACGACAGTGGCGTGTCCTCCCGGATGTTTGGCACGTTCTTGTCTTGGCTCAACGATCACACTTCGGACGTGTTTGTTGTCTGCACAGCGAACGATGTTCGGCGATTGCCTCCGGAGTTCAGTCGGGCCGAGCGATTCGATGGAGTGTTCTTCGTCGACTTGCCCGGTCGCGAGCAGAAGGATGCGATTTGGACGTTGTACTTGGATCGTTTCGGGCTGGATCCTTCTGATCCCAAGCCCGCGGACGACCAGTGGACCGGTGCGGAGATCAAGTCGTGTTGCCGGTTGGCATCGCTGCTGGATGTCTCGCTGACGCAAGCGGCCGACAACATCGTACCGATTGCGGTGACGTCGGCCGAGTCGGTTGAACGTCTGCGTCAGTGGGCCGATGGACGGTGCTTGTCAGCAGACCACGCCGGAGTTTATCGCACCCAAGCGAACCCGAAGCGGCGTCGCTCGGTTTCAACGAAGCCTTCGGTCAACTGA
- a CDS encoding DUF2997 domain-containing protein, which produces MKTIDVIVSPEGASRIETNGFAGEQCRQASQFLEQALGLRQQEKLSAEFFQTEVRDSQQARQSS; this is translated from the coding sequence GTGAAAACGATTGACGTGATCGTCTCACCCGAGGGTGCTTCGCGGATCGAGACCAACGGGTTTGCCGGTGAACAGTGCCGGCAGGCAAGCCAGTTTCTTGAGCAAGCCTTGGGGCTTCGCCAACAAGAAAAGCTCTCTGCGGAGTTCTTTCAAACCGAAGTCCGCGATTCACAACAAGCCCGGCAGTCGTCTTAG
- a CDS encoding VOC family protein, producing MSKSFYSAMGFEEVVISPDMSLFRLPGRLAFYLQDAYVKDWVDNTMLFLEVEDLDQHHTETVALNLPSQFKGVRVSGIRTEEWGREYFIHDPSGVLWHVGTFV from the coding sequence GTGTCAAAATCTTTTTATTCAGCGATGGGCTTTGAGGAAGTTGTCATATCGCCGGACATGTCGTTGTTCCGATTACCTGGCAGGTTGGCTTTCTACTTGCAGGATGCTTATGTGAAAGACTGGGTCGACAACACGATGTTGTTCCTGGAAGTCGAGGACTTAGACCAACATCACACGGAAACCGTCGCCTTGAACCTTCCTTCTCAGTTCAAAGGCGTTCGCGTCAGCGGGATCCGAACGGAAGAATGGGGGCGTGAGTACTTCATTCACGATCCGTCCGGTGTGCTTTGGCATGTCGGAACGTTTGTGTAG
- a CDS encoding trypsin-like serine protease encodes MTRPLTLIFTALLTIASPAAAGTFRHDRDIDQYRKAAANPRLACAGWVKFNGGEKQASGILIDPSLVLTCAHVANSAEAEEHAWHFGDQARKGVRVIHLKGYQESARDRWHFNGNDLAIVQLDRPINEIEPAIRYRVNDEVGKTVWCVGNGLIGDGQEGLRRPLIQERLAGTNVIDTIGDQSAYSLFSDRTLMYDFDGPAGGDLNMMGDEHPTDLEYSATDGDSGGGLFIEQDGELLLAGIFFGGVDSGRSDRKGSAYSYGEIGVAVRVSSHNDWIDAVIEDPRSYADENRQAETIRLKVIDEKRQSVENFTVLGLTPEDGETLKQYESTDEFSLGPITEHRKRTIVVRNVANTIGKVVRLDDRLLAELNGSVQLLPLATIKARLFDLSGRPLKSDSIYLSVRPNEKHLRRLKTIKTDDEGRIEVKVPCWSKYLMWYEGNHTAFKSTLSVFPGKAYDLGDIRVATGPMVPPKKATVETHADR; translated from the coding sequence ATGACCCGGCCACTGACACTCATTTTTACCGCACTTCTAACGATCGCTTCGCCTGCCGCCGCGGGGACGTTTCGGCACGATCGCGACATCGACCAGTATCGCAAAGCAGCGGCCAACCCGCGACTGGCATGTGCCGGATGGGTCAAGTTCAATGGCGGCGAAAAGCAAGCGTCCGGAATCCTGATTGACCCCAGCCTGGTATTGACATGCGCCCACGTGGCAAACAGTGCCGAAGCGGAAGAGCACGCGTGGCACTTTGGCGATCAAGCTCGCAAGGGCGTCCGAGTGATTCATCTGAAGGGATATCAAGAATCGGCCCGCGATCGGTGGCACTTCAACGGAAACGATCTTGCTATTGTTCAACTGGATCGGCCGATCAATGAGATTGAGCCGGCCATTCGGTACCGAGTCAACGATGAGGTTGGAAAAACGGTTTGGTGCGTCGGGAATGGTCTAATCGGCGATGGCCAGGAAGGACTTCGCCGTCCTCTTATTCAGGAGCGTCTAGCCGGTACGAATGTCATCGACACGATTGGCGATCAATCCGCGTACAGTCTGTTTTCGGACAGGACGCTAATGTACGACTTCGATGGCCCCGCTGGCGGTGATCTCAACATGATGGGAGACGAGCACCCAACTGATTTGGAGTATTCAGCGACTGATGGCGACAGCGGCGGCGGTTTATTCATCGAGCAGGATGGAGAACTGTTGTTGGCTGGCATTTTCTTCGGCGGAGTCGATTCGGGCCGTTCCGACCGTAAGGGTTCCGCCTACTCATACGGTGAAATCGGAGTCGCAGTGCGAGTTTCATCGCACAACGACTGGATTGATGCCGTGATCGAAGATCCAAGGTCCTACGCGGACGAAAATCGCCAAGCGGAAACCATTCGCTTGAAAGTCATCGACGAAAAACGCCAGTCGGTCGAGAACTTTACAGTGCTCGGCCTAACACCAGAAGATGGAGAGACGCTGAAGCAATACGAATCGACGGACGAGTTTTCGCTAGGTCCAATTACTGAGCATCGAAAACGAACCATCGTCGTTCGCAACGTCGCGAATACCATCGGCAAAGTCGTGCGCCTCGATGATCGACTGCTGGCAGAACTCAATGGATCGGTGCAACTGCTGCCGCTGGCCACGATCAAGGCTCGTCTGTTCGACCTCTCAGGGCGTCCATTGAAATCGGATTCGATCTATTTGTCAGTGCGGCCCAACGAAAAGCATCTCCGCCGACTCAAAACGATCAAGACCGACGACGAAGGTCGAATTGAGGTGAAAGTTCCCTGTTGGTCAAAATATTTGATGTGGTACGAGGGCAACCACACCGCCTTTAAGAGCACGCTCTCGGTCTTTCCCGGCAAGGCGTATGACCTTGGAGACATTCGCGTCGCAACTGGGCCAATGGTGCCACCGAAAAAGGCAACTGTCGAGACCCACGCCGACCGTTAA
- a CDS encoding RNA polymerase sigma factor has protein sequence MSDHNQAQFKTTQWQIVHEAGRGGSNSLDKLCQTYWKPLYFYLRRKGHGVEEAQDLTQSFIVHMLAGDLLSTADASRGRFRSYLLTSLHRFTINQWRKEISAKRGGEARVMNLDFGTAETELKSAQWQDQTPQRVYERQWALEVIHVATNRVRSDAEEKRKLELFDALLPRLRLDSDAVTYDELSQEMNMTVDALKMAASRFREKLRTAIRQVLRETIAPDESVDDEVASLFAALRGGESTPIHPEESI, from the coding sequence ATGTCCGATCACAACCAAGCACAGTTCAAGACGACGCAGTGGCAGATCGTCCATGAAGCCGGGCGAGGCGGCTCAAACTCGCTCGACAAATTGTGCCAGACGTATTGGAAGCCGCTGTACTTCTACCTGCGTCGCAAAGGACACGGTGTTGAGGAGGCTCAGGACCTGACACAAAGTTTTATCGTTCACATGCTCGCGGGAGACTTGTTAAGCACTGCCGACGCCAGTCGCGGTAGGTTCAGAAGCTACCTACTAACATCGTTGCATCGGTTCACGATCAACCAATGGCGAAAAGAGATTTCCGCTAAACGCGGTGGCGAAGCTCGGGTGATGAACCTCGATTTTGGCACGGCGGAAACGGAATTGAAGTCGGCCCAGTGGCAGGACCAGACGCCCCAACGTGTCTACGAACGCCAATGGGCTCTTGAAGTCATTCACGTTGCGACCAATCGGGTTCGGAGCGACGCGGAGGAGAAACGCAAGCTCGAATTGTTTGACGCTCTGTTGCCCCGACTGCGTCTCGACTCGGATGCGGTTACCTACGACGAACTATCGCAAGAGATGAACATGACGGTCGATGCGTTGAAGATGGCTGCGAGTCGCTTTCGGGAAAAGTTACGTACTGCCATCCGGCAAGTGTTACGAGAGACGATCGCACCCGACGAGAGCGTGGACGATGAAGTCGCATCGCTGTTCGCTGCACTGCGCGGCGGGGAATCAACACCTATCCATCCCGAGGAGTCGATATGA